A section of the Thermovirga sp. genome encodes:
- a CDS encoding pyridoxal phosphate-dependent aminotransferase, protein MTDGVIGLNGPAFDGVIERRETDSLKWDGMEGRFGPVPGDALPMWVADMDFLSPQEVVKAIQRRALHGVYGYVQAPSGVFRAVSDWLLATHGWETDSSWVVSCSGVMPAIGAAIRAFSDPGDGVVIQPPVYPPFFRIVRDNGREVVENPLINEEGYYRMNLEGLENLLKDRKNRILLLCSPHNPVGRVWTREELERVCRLCQETETLLVSDEIHADLVFEPSVHVPAATVAPDLADRVITCISPSKTFNIPGLQTAYTIINDGALREGFQASLRATGIGAHNIFGLVAAETAYRHGDHWLKSALRYMRENIGRAIAFFQREMPWVKVHAPEGTYLLWLDMSASGLAPEAVTERLICKGRVVLDPGYWFGTQGSGWQRLNIACPRSLLEEGLRRIRDSF, encoded by the coding sequence GTGACGGATGGTGTGATCGGTTTGAATGGCCCTGCGTTCGATGGTGTCATAGAAAGGAGGGAGACCGACAGCCTCAAATGGGACGGGATGGAAGGACGTTTCGGTCCTGTTCCCGGAGATGCCCTGCCCATGTGGGTGGCGGATATGGATTTTCTTTCCCCGCAGGAGGTCGTCAAGGCCATCCAACGGAGGGCTCTTCACGGAGTGTACGGCTACGTACAGGCTCCCTCGGGGGTCTTTCGGGCTGTATCGGACTGGCTCCTCGCTACCCATGGCTGGGAAACGGATTCCTCCTGGGTCGTGTCCTGTTCTGGAGTCATGCCCGCCATTGGCGCTGCCATCAGGGCTTTTTCCGATCCCGGCGACGGAGTGGTCATCCAGCCCCCGGTCTATCCACCCTTTTTCAGGATCGTGAGGGACAATGGCAGGGAAGTGGTGGAAAACCCCCTCATCAACGAGGAGGGTTATTACAGAATGAACCTTGAAGGCCTGGAGAACCTGCTCAAAGACAGGAAAAATCGCATCCTGCTCCTTTGCAGTCCCCATAACCCTGTGGGAAGGGTGTGGACAAGGGAAGAACTGGAGCGGGTCTGCCGGTTGTGCCAGGAAACGGAAACACTCTTGGTATCCGACGAGATCCACGCCGACCTTGTTTTCGAACCCTCTGTCCACGTTCCTGCTGCCACCGTTGCACCGGATTTGGCCGATCGTGTCATAACCTGTATTAGTCCCAGCAAAACCTTCAACATCCCGGGCCTTCAGACGGCCTACACGATCATAAACGACGGGGCTCTGCGAGAGGGTTTCCAGGCATCCCTGAGGGCAACCGGCATTGGGGCCCATAACATCTTTGGCCTAGTCGCTGCCGAAACGGCCTACCGCCACGGTGACCACTGGCTTAAGTCCGCACTTCGTTACATGAGGGAAAATATAGGCCGAGCCATAGCCTTCTTCCAAAGAGAGATGCCCTGGGTAAAGGTGCACGCCCCCGAGGGGACCTACCTCCTATGGTTGGATATGTCCGCCTCGGGACTCGCCCCCGAAGCCGTGACGGAGAGGCTCATATGTAAAGGAAGGGTAGTGCTGGATCCTGGATACTGGTTCGGAACCCAGGGTAGCGGCTGGCAACGGCTTAACATAGCCTGCCCCAGGAGCCTTCTCGAAGAAGGTTTGAGGAGGATAAGGGATTCCTTTTAA
- a CDS encoding MATE family efflux transporter produces the protein MEYNRESMMANEPIGGLIWKLSLPAMVAMFVNGLYNVVDTIYIGHGVGSMGIAGLSVAFPIQMMIGGIGLMLGVGTASIISRSFGARDYEKAHRAFGNNLLGILFFGFLLVFLGSAFLRPILRLFGASEEIMPYAAEYMGVIFIGSPLTLFTMSMNNIIRSEGAARTAMGSMLVGAIANIILDPIFIFTLGLGIRGAAVATVLSRVFVIVWVTWFYRSGRSFISIRARHLAPRLGILKEIIIVGFPTFLQRVSSSFVYGWINQLLGAYGGNIAVAVFGINNRVIMYSAMPAMGIAQGMLPITGFNYGARKYGRALEAVKTSNFMALALCSAITTALLIFPGPTLKIFTSDRALLEAGIPAMRLMVAGTFSVGYNRVGGSFFQALGKALPAFLVNSARPILFFLPLLAIMPRLMGITGIWLSFSVADILSFILTVFLLLPATKDLRSLDLATEGAR, from the coding sequence TTGGAATACAACAGGGAAAGCATGATGGCCAACGAGCCCATCGGGGGTTTGATTTGGAAACTCTCCCTTCCGGCCATGGTGGCCATGTTCGTAAACGGCCTGTACAACGTGGTTGACACTATTTATATAGGCCATGGAGTTGGTTCGATGGGGATCGCGGGGCTATCGGTGGCCTTCCCCATCCAGATGATGATCGGCGGCATCGGTCTCATGCTGGGCGTAGGGACAGCTTCCATCATCTCCCGGAGCTTCGGGGCCAGAGATTACGAAAAAGCCCATCGGGCTTTCGGCAATAACCTGTTGGGGATACTTTTTTTCGGCTTTCTCCTGGTTTTTTTAGGTAGTGCTTTTCTCAGGCCCATTCTTCGCCTCTTCGGCGCGTCGGAGGAAATAATGCCCTACGCGGCGGAGTATATGGGGGTAATATTCATCGGCAGCCCGCTCACGCTCTTCACCATGTCGATGAACAATATCATACGATCCGAGGGCGCGGCCCGCACAGCCATGGGGTCCATGCTGGTCGGCGCCATCGCGAACATCATCCTGGACCCAATCTTCATCTTCACCTTAGGATTGGGCATCCGCGGAGCGGCCGTGGCGACGGTCCTCTCCAGGGTCTTCGTCATCGTCTGGGTCACCTGGTTCTACCGCTCCGGCAGAAGTTTTATCTCGATAAGGGCGAGGCACCTAGCTCCCCGCCTTGGAATCCTGAAGGAGATCATCATCGTCGGTTTCCCCACCTTCTTGCAGAGGGTTTCGTCCAGCTTCGTCTATGGCTGGATCAACCAACTGCTGGGGGCCTATGGGGGGAATATCGCTGTCGCGGTTTTCGGGATCAACAACAGGGTGATCATGTATTCGGCCATGCCCGCCATGGGGATCGCCCAGGGAATGCTGCCCATCACGGGCTTCAACTACGGGGCCAGGAAATACGGCAGGGCCCTGGAGGCCGTAAAGACCTCCAATTTCATGGCCCTGGCCCTTTGTTCGGCGATAACAACGGCGCTTTTGATCTTCCCGGGCCCGACATTGAAGATCTTCACCTCCGACAGGGCTCTCCTCGAAGCGGGGATCCCCGCGATGAGGCTCATGGTGGCCGGAACATTTTCCGTAGGTTACAACAGGGTGGGCGGCAGCTTCTTCCAGGCCCTCGGGAAAGCCCTTCCGGCCTTCCTGGTCAACTCGGCCCGACCGATCCTGTTTTTCCTTCCCCTTCTTGCGATCATGCCTCGCTTGATGGGGATCACCGGGATCTGGCTCTCCTTTTCGGTGGCGGACATCCTCTCCTTTATCCTCACCGTTTTCCTGCTGCTGCCCGCGACGAAAGACCTTAGGTCGCTGGACCTTGCGACGGAGGGAGCCCGGTAG